From Halomicrobium salinisoli, the proteins below share one genomic window:
- a CDS encoding dihydrofolate reductase encodes MPGRNRRFALCTAFHEVFTTEVSILGTPMEIALIAAVADDGVIGFDGSIPWEYEADKAHFRETTTGHPVIVGRRTFDRIVDTLGEPLPDRRNIVLTTDPSERDDFANVEYVTSVGEAVERAKQCETAYVAGGGSVYDQFLPLADSLVITHVPGSYDGDTRFPEWDDEEWSVRSSERVGDLSIVRYVRATESV; translated from the coding sequence TTGCCGGGTCGGAATCGACGCTTCGCACTGTGTACCGCGTTTCATGAGGTATTTACCACCGAGGTGTCGATCCTCGGAACGCCAATGGAGATCGCGCTGATCGCGGCCGTGGCCGACGACGGAGTCATCGGCTTCGACGGGAGCATCCCCTGGGAATACGAAGCGGACAAAGCGCACTTCAGGGAGACGACGACCGGGCACCCGGTGATTGTGGGCCGACGGACGTTCGACCGAATCGTCGATACGCTCGGCGAACCGCTGCCCGACCGACGGAACATCGTCCTCACGACCGACCCCTCCGAACGGGACGACTTCGCAAACGTCGAGTACGTGACCTCGGTCGGAGAAGCGGTCGAGCGGGCCAAACAGTGCGAGACGGCCTACGTCGCGGGCGGCGGATCGGTCTACGACCAGTTCCTCCCACTGGCCGATTCCCTCGTAATCACGCACGTCCCGGGGTCGTACGACGGCGACACCAGATTCCCGGAGTGGGACGACGAGGAGTGGTCAGTCCGGTCGAGCGAACGAGTGGGCGATCTCTCCATCGTGCGATACGTCCGAGCGACCGAGTCCGTGTGA
- a CDS encoding class I tRNA ligase family protein: MNGRFETFGRCVERQVQKEWRERSSRDCARVDGEDGDLLYFLDGPPNTSGKTHLGTVWNKVLKDAIVRTARLSGIRVVDRPGYDTHLFTTEQRLTDEEGLESGADVRDYGVEALEEACESREERFRDELESDFRDFGVWLDWERSYRTDSSSYADAAWQAFRRLYELGDAVEGEQVNYVCPECDLTLRKRAEVESEHLPLSDPPEDSTSPIYLAYPAADEQGAFVVRADEPWKVLCNSFLTVDPDAEYAKLSTEEFGDLYLATDTEEAGVPWDALDRASVRERVAGEQLVGTAYVHPLVDSAGVGSESDRRIFEVVASDRLDRPTGFGHGVPACDEASRQVAVDRCVAVPDPIADDGTIDWSVGDLGGESIFDVDERIRDLLRRRDALLRLGEQKERTKCCWLCGRAVVPQITQQWYISLGDRTEELFDAVSAVDWIPDEVEETMRSPESWHPDWSRDTRFDGDVAANQDWMIEQDAFWGLPIPVWESVDDPDDKIVLGSRAAIAERADQPLAPEDVVPRRSQLDDVTITEDGKRYRRSEAVFADRYSAALASVAVAGLEPGESMPDDPWPVDLIVEAKDQPGLWFFMQLATGVPLFGEMPFNRAFEHGFLTDENGAKMSKSVGNVVTPDEALERYAADPVRLYLLANTRPGSDISLDWDRIERIEAKLNTVVEASHDWGRTETAEATVEAPPSEAVVNDWLRARLADTAEATADAISALDFATAVEEVLTFAHDTLATAYVPILRGLEDERGALSPATIECGARVFRETAKLLSPFGPHVAECLYLNADGTEPTVHACSWPGGREPAASWTTHE, from the coding sequence ATGAACGGCCGGTTCGAAACGTTCGGGCGGTGCGTCGAGCGCCAGGTACAGAAGGAGTGGCGAGAACGGAGCTCCAGGGACTGCGCTCGCGTCGACGGGGAGGACGGCGACCTGCTGTACTTCCTCGACGGTCCACCGAACACGAGCGGCAAGACCCACCTCGGTACCGTCTGGAACAAGGTGCTCAAGGACGCGATCGTGCGAACGGCCCGGCTAAGCGGGATTCGGGTCGTGGATCGGCCCGGTTACGACACGCATCTGTTCACCACGGAACAGCGACTGACCGACGAAGAGGGCCTGGAGTCGGGTGCCGACGTCAGGGACTACGGCGTGGAGGCCCTGGAAGAGGCCTGCGAGTCTCGCGAGGAACGGTTCCGAGACGAACTGGAATCCGATTTCCGAGACTTCGGCGTCTGGCTCGACTGGGAGCGGTCCTACCGGACCGATAGCTCCTCGTACGCAGACGCAGCCTGGCAGGCGTTTCGGAGACTGTACGAATTGGGGGACGCAGTCGAAGGGGAGCAAGTGAACTACGTCTGTCCGGAGTGTGACTTGACGCTCCGCAAGCGGGCCGAAGTGGAGTCGGAGCACCTCCCGCTGTCTGACCCGCCCGAGGACTCGACGTCACCGATTTACCTCGCGTATCCGGCAGCGGACGAGCAGGGCGCGTTCGTTGTCAGGGCGGATGAACCCTGGAAGGTGCTGTGTAACAGCTTTCTCACAGTCGACCCCGACGCGGAGTACGCAAAGCTCTCGACGGAGGAGTTCGGCGACCTCTACCTCGCTACAGATACGGAGGAAGCCGGGGTACCTTGGGACGCACTGGATCGGGCGTCCGTCCGGGAACGCGTCGCCGGCGAGCAACTCGTCGGGACGGCGTACGTCCACCCGCTCGTCGATTCCGCCGGGGTCGGTTCCGAGTCCGATCGACGCATCTTCGAAGTGGTGGCCTCCGATCGGCTCGACCGCCCGACCGGATTCGGTCACGGCGTCCCGGCGTGTGACGAGGCTTCTCGACAGGTCGCCGTGGACCGATGCGTCGCCGTTCCGGATCCGATCGCAGACGACGGGACCATCGACTGGTCCGTCGGGGACCTGGGCGGGGAGTCGATCTTCGACGTCGACGAACGGATACGGGACCTCCTGCGACGACGGGACGCGTTGCTTCGGCTCGGGGAACAGAAGGAGCGGACGAAATGCTGCTGGCTGTGTGGCAGAGCCGTTGTCCCGCAGATCACCCAGCAGTGGTACATCTCGCTCGGCGACCGGACCGAGGAACTGTTCGACGCTGTCTCGGCGGTGGACTGGATACCCGACGAAGTCGAGGAGACGATGCGTTCGCCGGAGTCGTGGCACCCAGACTGGTCGCGGGACACCCGATTCGATGGCGACGTCGCGGCGAACCAGGACTGGATGATCGAGCAGGACGCGTTCTGGGGTCTGCCGATACCGGTGTGGGAGTCGGTGGACGACCCGGACGACAAAATCGTCCTCGGGTCGAGAGCGGCCATCGCGGAGCGAGCCGACCAACCGCTCGCCCCTGAGGACGTGGTCCCGCGACGGTCGCAGCTCGATGACGTGACGATAACGGAGGACGGGAAGCGCTACCGCCGTTCCGAGGCGGTGTTCGCAGATCGGTACAGTGCGGCACTCGCGTCGGTGGCCGTCGCCGGCCTCGAGCCCGGCGAGTCGATGCCGGACGATCCCTGGCCAGTGGACCTGATCGTCGAAGCGAAGGACCAACCGGGGCTCTGGTTCTTCATGCAGCTCGCGACCGGCGTGCCCCTCTTCGGAGAAATGCCCTTCAACCGGGCGTTCGAGCACGGTTTCCTGACAGACGAAAACGGGGCGAAGATGTCGAAGTCCGTCGGAAACGTCGTTACGCCGGACGAGGCCCTCGAACGGTACGCTGCCGACCCGGTGCGGCTCTACCTGTTAGCGAACACCCGACCGGGGAGCGATATCTCTCTCGACTGGGATCGGATCGAGCGGATCGAGGCGAAGCTGAACACCGTCGTCGAGGCGAGCCACGACTGGGGACGGACGGAGACCGCGGAGGCCACCGTCGAGGCCCCGCCTTCCGAGGCGGTCGTCAACGACTGGCTCCGCGCCCGACTCGCCGACACCGCCGAGGCGACCGCGGACGCGATCTCGGCTCTCGACTTCGCTACCGCGGTGGAGGAAGTGCTCACGTTCGCACACGACACGCTGGCGACGGCGTACGTCCCGATCCTCCGCGGGCTCGAGGACGAACGCGGCGCTCTCTCGCCGGCGACGATCGAGTGCGGCGCCCGCGTGTTCAGGGAAACCGCGAAGCTTCTGAGCCCTTTCGGTCCCCACGTCGCCGAGTGCCTCTATCTGAACGCTGACGGGACGGAGCCGACGGTTCACGCGTGTTCGTGGCCAGGAGGGCGGGAGCCCGCCGCGAGTTGGACCACGCACGAGTGA
- a CDS encoding ABC transporter ATP-binding protein has translation MSERSGRPLAGMSPLGFLWRSFVRPRAAKFALGVGLMLGARIPQRVPALLIGIAVDALLLRQTRFAIPLIPQSWVPASTTGHLLLVLGVMGAALLAETGMDWFGQLAYERVTLETLHDVRTRVYELTTSLPTSYYDDAKGGDVMSVLNNDVDNLKGLFDGTRDGILYGGQIASAFAFMFFLHAELAVLLLVIPAVLLPTSRKYGSLVNARYENVRESVGEVNIRLRDAIAGIGTVKAFGNERVEAERVERASETYKSTNWSTIKLRILYNGNVYSIASVGSWGLFLLGGYWIIEGAPWLFTHSLSPGTLLTFLIYAQSFLQPTRQLAVEVIDSIQNARASCNRIVNLVTQADDTRDRYTTTDEAVAVSDIAYRDVSFGYENSDEYALEDVDFEVAPGDFVGVVGASGAGKSTLVKLLFRFYEPDEGSILVGGRDVESVDVETLRSQIGYVSQDPFLFASTVEENIAYARPQVSRSAVVEAAKTAGAHEFITSLPDGYDSQVGQRGSSLSGGQRQRIAIARALVDDPPVIVFDEATSHVDNDTEAEIQRSLSATAGDRTVISIAHRLSTVRDADRILVLDDGRIVETGSHEELLDAGGTYADLWRVQVGQVAAETDDNVDVFGGDAPV, from the coding sequence ATGTCTGAGAGGTCGGGGCGGCCGCTGGCGGGGATGTCGCCGCTCGGATTTCTGTGGCGATCGTTCGTCCGGCCACGCGCCGCGAAGTTCGCGCTCGGGGTGGGTCTCATGCTCGGGGCCAGAATCCCTCAGCGGGTTCCGGCCTTACTCATCGGCATCGCGGTCGACGCGCTCCTCCTTCGACAGACGCGTTTCGCGATCCCTCTGATCCCGCAGTCCTGGGTCCCCGCTTCGACGACTGGGCACCTCCTCCTCGTGCTCGGTGTCATGGGCGCGGCCCTCCTCGCCGAGACGGGGATGGACTGGTTCGGTCAGCTGGCGTACGAACGGGTGACGCTCGAGACCCTCCACGACGTCCGCACCCGTGTCTACGAGCTCACGACCAGTCTCCCGACGAGCTACTACGACGACGCGAAGGGCGGCGACGTGATGAGCGTCCTCAACAACGACGTCGACAACCTCAAGGGCCTCTTCGATGGGACGCGCGACGGCATTCTGTACGGCGGGCAGATCGCCAGCGCGTTCGCGTTCATGTTCTTTCTCCACGCGGAACTGGCGGTCCTGCTTCTGGTCATCCCGGCCGTCCTCCTCCCCACCAGCAGGAAATACGGATCCCTCGTGAACGCCAGATACGAGAACGTCCGTGAGAGCGTCGGCGAGGTGAACATCCGTCTCCGAGACGCCATCGCTGGCATCGGGACCGTCAAAGCGTTCGGCAACGAGCGAGTCGAGGCCGAGCGAGTCGAGCGGGCCTCCGAGACGTACAAGTCGACGAATTGGTCGACGATCAAGCTCCGGATCCTCTACAACGGGAACGTGTACAGCATCGCGTCCGTCGGTAGCTGGGGTCTTTTCTTGCTCGGCGGTTACTGGATCATCGAAGGCGCCCCGTGGCTGTTCACGCACTCGCTCAGCCCGGGCACGCTCCTCACGTTTCTCATCTACGCCCAGTCGTTTCTCCAGCCGACCCGGCAGCTGGCCGTCGAGGTCATCGACAGCATTCAGAACGCTCGAGCATCGTGTAACCGGATCGTCAACCTCGTCACGCAAGCCGACGACACTCGGGACCGATACACGACGACCGATGAAGCGGTCGCGGTCAGTGACATCGCCTACCGCGACGTGTCCTTCGGGTACGAGAATAGCGACGAGTACGCCCTGGAAGACGTCGACTTCGAGGTGGCGCCCGGTGACTTCGTCGGAGTCGTCGGCGCTTCCGGCGCTGGCAAGTCGACACTTGTGAAGCTGCTCTTTCGCTTCTACGAACCGGACGAGGGGTCGATTCTCGTCGGCGGGCGCGACGTCGAGTCCGTCGACGTGGAGACGTTGCGAAGCCAGATCGGCTACGTGAGCCAAGACCCGTTTCTGTTCGCCAGTACCGTCGAAGAGAACATCGCGTACGCACGTCCCCAGGTCTCGCGGTCCGCCGTCGTCGAAGCCGCCAAGACTGCTGGCGCCCACGAATTCATCACGTCGCTCCCGGACGGCTACGACAGCCAGGTGGGCCAACGGGGCAGCAGTCTCTCGGGTGGCCAGCGCCAGCGGATCGCCATCGCGCGCGCACTGGTCGACGATCCGCCCGTCATCGTCTTCGACGAAGCCACGAGCCACGTCGACAACGATACCGAAGCGGAGATCCAACGAAGCCTCTCGGCCACGGCAGGGGACAGGACGGTGATATCGATCGCACACAGGCTCTCGACGGTTCGAGACGCGGATCGCATCCTCGTGTTGGACGACGGCCGCATCGTTGAGACGGGGAGCCACGAGGAGCTGCTCGACGCGGGAGGAACTTACGCCGACCTCTGGCGGGTTCAGGTGGGCCAGGTCGCCGCAGAGACCGACGATAACGTCGACGTCTTCGGAGGTGACGCGCCGGTATGA
- a CDS encoding glycoside hydrolase family 3 protein, producing MTSGPESPQRGEASTSGDAAVDELLADLDLAEKIGQLMLLFVPVVAPEAAAPMFEELRPGGLVCGGGEAPAFDPDEAASTLAELQAENADRTRRGIPLVVAIDAIHGNATVDGADVFPHNVGVGATRSPDLVRRIASATADSISAIGVHWNFSPTADVLRDPRWGRYVEGYSEDPHLTGELAEAEVTGTRSRDEGDVATCCKHFAGYSVPENGHDRSPANVSMRDLRTRILPAYATPIDAEVESVMINSGAVNGVPAPASEWLVTDVLKSTWEYDGLVVTDWEDLARLIDFHDYVPTYREAAKRCLNAGVDMVMKPKEPAEFLETVVDLVESGEVPRSRIDDAARSVLEFKASLGLLDGHETGEVAAENAVGGFDDLAVEAAEKTITLLKNDGALPLTGDSGTVLLTGPGTDSVNMQVGGWTLGWQNIGNGEDVAAAPRCTTLAEALPRRAPSDVTVAHEQTGFVSESHSYDDTYALDDPSLIASRAADADAVVLALGDGPSAEWYGDREDLRLPETQRDIVSLVAEHAPSDTPVVGVLFAGRPLGTTATIEQLDALLMAYRPGSAGGPALANVLFGDTNPSGRLPFTWPSNVGAVPDYYNAAPEPNDVSYPPDAEFDRDPLFPFGHGLSYSRFEYGDLSVEPSELRDPDPADEVVVSFSVTNAGDRAGEHIAEAYVDRSYGSVLHPRRRLLGSERLSLEAGDRTDARITVPLERLAVVPGDIPGRAERRIEAGSYRIAVGDCSTELAVDSPVSIGSYVPVGERGRR from the coding sequence CTGCGGCGGTGGCGAGGCCCCGGCGTTCGATCCGGACGAAGCCGCTTCGACGCTCGCAGAGCTACAAGCCGAGAACGCGGACCGAACGCGACGGGGAATTCCCCTCGTCGTCGCCATCGACGCGATACACGGGAACGCGACGGTCGACGGAGCGGACGTGTTCCCGCACAACGTCGGCGTCGGGGCGACGCGGAGCCCCGACCTCGTCCGTCGCATCGCAAGTGCCACCGCCGACTCCATATCGGCGATCGGCGTCCACTGGAACTTCTCGCCCACCGCCGACGTCCTCCGGGATCCGCGCTGGGGACGGTACGTGGAGGGCTACAGTGAAGATCCCCACCTCACAGGAGAACTGGCGGAAGCCGAGGTGACGGGGACGCGGAGCCGGGACGAGGGAGACGTTGCGACGTGCTGCAAGCACTTCGCAGGATATTCGGTCCCGGAGAACGGTCACGACAGGTCCCCGGCGAACGTGTCGATGCGTGACCTCCGGACTCGGATCCTGCCCGCCTATGCAACGCCGATCGACGCGGAGGTCGAATCGGTTATGATCAACTCCGGTGCGGTCAACGGCGTGCCAGCACCCGCGTCGGAGTGGCTGGTGACCGATGTGCTCAAATCCACCTGGGAGTACGACGGGCTGGTCGTCACCGACTGGGAAGACCTCGCACGGCTCATCGATTTCCACGACTACGTCCCGACCTACCGCGAAGCGGCGAAGCGGTGTTTGAACGCGGGCGTCGACATGGTGATGAAGCCGAAAGAGCCGGCGGAGTTCCTCGAGACCGTTGTCGACCTGGTCGAGTCGGGCGAGGTACCCCGGAGCCGGATCGACGACGCTGCCAGAAGCGTCCTCGAGTTCAAGGCGTCGCTCGGGCTTCTCGACGGACACGAGACCGGCGAAGTGGCCGCGGAGAACGCCGTCGGTGGGTTCGACGACCTGGCGGTCGAGGCCGCTGAAAAGACGATCACGCTGTTGAAAAACGACGGCGCGCTCCCGCTGACGGGCGACAGCGGGACCGTCTTGCTGACGGGTCCGGGGACCGACTCGGTCAACATGCAGGTCGGCGGGTGGACGTTGGGCTGGCAAAACATCGGTAACGGCGAGGACGTCGCCGCCGCGCCCCGATGTACCACCTTGGCCGAAGCCCTCCCGCGACGTGCGCCGTCGGACGTGACCGTCGCTCACGAGCAGACCGGATTCGTCAGTGAGAGCCACAGCTATGACGATACGTACGCCCTCGACGACCCTTCGCTGATCGCTTCACGCGCTGCGGATGCCGACGCCGTCGTTCTCGCCCTCGGCGACGGACCGAGCGCCGAGTGGTACGGCGACCGGGAGGACCTGCGCCTGCCCGAGACCCAGCGTGACATCGTGTCGCTCGTCGCCGAGCACGCGCCGTCGGATACACCCGTCGTCGGCGTTCTCTTCGCCGGGCGACCGCTCGGAACCACGGCAACGATCGAACAACTCGACGCGTTACTCATGGCGTACAGGCCGGGTTCTGCCGGGGGGCCGGCACTTGCTAACGTGCTCTTCGGCGATACGAATCCCAGCGGTCGTCTCCCGTTCACCTGGCCCTCGAACGTCGGGGCGGTTCCGGACTACTACAACGCTGCTCCCGAGCCGAACGACGTCTCTTACCCGCCAGACGCGGAGTTCGACCGCGATCCCCTGTTCCCCTTCGGCCACGGCCTGAGCTACAGTCGGTTCGAGTACGGCGATCTGTCCGTCGAACCATCCGAGTTGCGCGATCCCGATCCCGCGGACGAGGTCGTCGTGTCGTTTTCGGTCACGAACGCTGGCGATCGGGCCGGAGAGCACATCGCCGAAGCGTACGTGGACCGATCGTACGGCTCCGTGCTCCATCCCAGACGACGTCTCCTGGGGTCCGAACGGCTCTCTCTGGAGGCCGGTGATCGAACGGACGCGCGGATCACCGTTCCGCTGGAGCGACTGGCGGTCGTTCCGGGCGACATCCCGGGGCGTGCCGAGCGGCGAATCGAAGCCGGGAGTTACAGGATCGCCGTCGGCGATTGCTCGACGGAACTCGCCGTCGACTCGCCCGTCTCGATCGGTTCGTACGTCCCCGTGGGTGAACGCGGACGTCGGTGA
- a CDS encoding ABC transporter ATP-binding protein — MTDREIADHGTDRYPLFGLMRRFGHGDYRYFGLAVVAKSLSTFLSFADVFIFGMAFDALFNEKQFALPLVPQAWIPETTVGQLWFIGGLLVLLKAIDIAGTLASQYGFGIFAQRSLDRIRTDTFRTALDLDFGYFERTSTGDVMSVLNNDVNTLEVFLTYFVGVSLWISVTLISSVVYMSYLNWQLALFVLLSAPVVIVVNYLFSTALERTQDTVRSRVGELNSRLETNVDGIEVIKSYTAEDYEVERVEQSSRNHFEAKYDNRRVAVRQRPANRFIVGVWLLSTLAIGTYWIVREPPLLFSGTLTAGQLIPFLFYMERISNPLRNLAKFIDEYKSAKAAAKRIDGLRSIGDGSHRSGSAEVTAEHPDVSFRSVEFAYPESDETVIDNVTFDVSAGETVGIVGSTGAGKSTLIKLLLRYYDVTGGEVLVGDRPVSRLTVESLRSSIGYIQQDPFLFDASIAENIAYGAADPTEEDIVDAAKKSGAHEFISDLPDGYDTEVGERGTKLSGGQRQRIAIARAIVGDPPILVLDEATSHVDTETEALIQRRMNDVLADKTTIVVAHRLSTVRNADRIVVLDEGHITESGSHAELVERDGIYRQLWNVQVGTVDSLPSEFVDAEVSPGGKRTD; from the coding sequence ATGACCGACCGAGAGATCGCCGACCACGGCACCGATCGATATCCGCTGTTCGGCCTGATGCGTCGGTTCGGCCACGGTGACTATCGGTACTTCGGTCTCGCCGTCGTGGCCAAGTCCCTCTCGACGTTCCTCAGCTTCGCCGACGTGTTCATCTTCGGGATGGCCTTCGACGCATTGTTCAACGAGAAGCAGTTCGCTTTGCCGCTAGTCCCGCAGGCCTGGATCCCCGAAACGACCGTCGGTCAGCTCTGGTTCATCGGCGGGCTCCTCGTGTTGCTGAAAGCCATCGACATCGCCGGTACGCTCGCCTCGCAGTACGGATTCGGCATATTCGCCCAGCGATCGTTGGACCGAATCCGAACGGACACCTTCCGAACCGCTCTCGACCTGGACTTCGGATACTTCGAGCGCACAAGTACGGGCGACGTCATGAGCGTCCTGAACAACGACGTAAACACGCTCGAAGTATTCCTGACGTACTTCGTCGGCGTGTCCCTCTGGATCAGCGTGACGCTGATCAGCTCGGTGGTCTACATGTCCTACCTGAACTGGCAGCTAGCGCTTTTCGTCCTCCTGTCGGCCCCGGTCGTCATCGTCGTCAACTACCTGTTTTCCACGGCTTTGGAGCGGACGCAGGATACGGTTCGGTCTCGCGTCGGCGAACTCAACTCTCGGCTGGAGACGAACGTCGACGGGATCGAAGTCATCAAGTCCTATACCGCGGAGGACTACGAGGTCGAGAGAGTCGAACAGTCATCACGCAACCACTTCGAGGCGAAGTACGACAACCGGCGCGTGGCGGTTCGACAGCGACCTGCGAACCGGTTCATCGTCGGGGTCTGGCTGCTCTCGACACTGGCCATCGGGACCTACTGGATCGTTCGGGAACCGCCGCTGCTATTCTCCGGGACGCTGACGGCGGGACAACTGATCCCGTTCCTCTTCTACATGGAGCGGATATCGAACCCGCTCAGGAACCTCGCCAAATTCATCGACGAGTACAAGTCCGCGAAGGCTGCCGCCAAGCGCATCGACGGTCTGCGGTCCATCGGCGACGGGTCACACCGGAGCGGTAGTGCGGAGGTGACCGCCGAACACCCGGACGTGAGCTTCCGGTCAGTGGAATTCGCGTACCCAGAGAGCGACGAGACGGTGATCGATAACGTGACCTTCGACGTCTCGGCGGGCGAAACGGTTGGGATCGTCGGTTCGACTGGCGCTGGCAAGTCGACGCTGATCAAGCTCCTGCTGCGCTACTACGACGTGACGGGTGGCGAAGTACTGGTGGGGGACCGTCCCGTCAGCCGGCTCACCGTCGAGAGTCTCAGGAGTTCGATCGGATATATCCAGCAGGACCCCTTCCTGTTCGACGCGTCGATCGCCGAAAACATCGCCTATGGAGCGGCCGATCCAACGGAAGAGGACATCGTGGACGCGGCCAAGAAATCGGGGGCACACGAGTTCATCTCCGACCTCCCCGACGGATACGACACTGAGGTGGGTGAACGAGGGACGAAGCTATCGGGCGGACAGCGACAGCGGATCGCCATCGCACGAGCGATCGTCGGCGACCCGCCGATCCTCGTGCTCGACGAGGCGACCAGTCACGTCGACACCGAGACGGAGGCGTTGATACAGCGACGAATGAACGACGTGTTAGCGGACAAGACGACTATCGTCGTCGCTCACCGCCTCTCGACCGTCCGGAACGCGGACAGAATCGTCGTTCTTGACGAGGGGCACATCACCGAGAGTGGCAGTCACGCCGAACTCGTCGAACGGGACGGGATCTACAGGCAGTTGTGGAACGTCCAGGTCGGGACAGTCGATTCGCTCCCCTCGGAGTTCGTCGACGCGGAGGTTTCCCCGGGGGGGAAGCGGACCGACTAA
- a CDS encoding glycosyltransferase — MVRTLDVDPAALDAYERSYESSDRPKISVVVPVYDNPAGLERTVRSVTGTSFEDYELRTVVTPSSGETLQRAEALAAEFDRVAVDTETEYETPANARNVGIEASSGEIVHFLDDDMSVRDGHFWTIAWLFDSTPVEYLGGEVEVAKESGSDTVWEWYDAHVRFPNEFFMNWVDFCPTCCLAVDRSLVSDGVGFDPTLVSGEDIVFGHRLSEQGAEFGYCPALVAEHPARSTLGGVVRKGTKTGQGLYQLYHHSEADMFDRSPLLDLERYLPRADSHLPALCSEWDALDRSERAAMIGIHYVERLARQWGYARRVVTERVSS; from the coding sequence ATGGTCAGAACATTGGACGTCGATCCAGCCGCCCTCGATGCCTACGAGCGGAGCTACGAATCGTCGGACCGTCCGAAAATCAGCGTCGTCGTGCCGGTGTACGACAACCCGGCGGGACTCGAACGGACCGTCCGTTCCGTGACGGGAACGTCTTTCGAGGACTACGAGCTACGGACCGTCGTCACCCCGTCGTCGGGAGAGACCCTGCAGCGCGCCGAAGCGCTCGCGGCGGAGTTCGATCGCGTCGCCGTCGACACGGAGACCGAATACGAAACGCCGGCCAACGCCAGGAACGTCGGTATCGAGGCGAGTTCGGGGGAGATAGTCCATTTTCTGGACGACGACATGAGCGTCCGGGACGGGCACTTCTGGACGATCGCCTGGCTGTTCGACTCCACTCCGGTAGAGTACCTCGGTGGCGAAGTCGAGGTCGCGAAGGAGAGCGGGTCCGATACGGTCTGGGAGTGGTACGACGCGCACGTCCGCTTCCCGAACGAGTTCTTCATGAACTGGGTGGACTTTTGCCCGACGTGTTGTCTCGCCGTCGATCGATCGCTAGTATCCGACGGCGTCGGTTTCGATCCGACGCTGGTCTCTGGCGAAGATATCGTGTTCGGCCATCGGCTCAGCGAGCAGGGCGCCGAGTTCGGCTACTGTCCAGCCCTGGTCGCTGAGCACCCCGCCAGGTCCACACTTGGCGGCGTCGTCCGGAAGGGGACGAAGACCGGTCAGGGGCTCTACCAGCTCTACCATCACTCAGAAGCCGATATGTTCGACCGATCGCCGCTTCTGGATCTCGAGCGGTACCTCCCCCGAGCCGATTCCCACCTTCCCGCCCTCTGTTCTGAGTGGGACGCCCTCGATCGGTCGGAACGAGCCGCGATGATCGGGATTCACTACGTCGAGCGATTGGCCCGCCAGTGGGGCTACGCCCGGCGTGTGGTCACCGAACGCGTCAGCTCGTGA